The proteins below are encoded in one region of Sulfolobus islandicus Y.N.15.51:
- a CDS encoding 4Fe-4S dicluster domain-containing protein — protein MERKLGFIFDHNKCIICNACVDACNKAYGNLNWRSLIVMPYGESKTALSIACNHCDNPTCMQVCPANAIEKNEMGIVRIRDDKCIGCGFCTWACPYEALKFNNEGIMTKCNFCYARLAEGKGIPYCVEACPTGALAFGWIEKGEAEVDYLPPSEITKPRIVIKQPEIKESLKANVLHTKKEENYLGLLAFTIGSEFALGYSLFKLPFWSIVSVILLVASLLLSVNHARRTDRFYRVIYNLKTSWLSREVLFSSLSILFYILSIVKPVFYYPALVFLTAGVISSIIIYMLKSRPSWYKADTPVSFVGSIFTMSLPIAYFLTHDPITIIPLVIILAIEIISNHMRSKVRTSLNIVSILISLISIIIPEIIIIVEIMNIVSETEHRKEFYEKVIYYGLPKV, from the coding sequence ATGGAAAGGAAATTAGGATTCATATTTGACCATAATAAGTGCATAATCTGTAACGCTTGCGTTGATGCTTGCAATAAAGCTTATGGTAACCTTAACTGGAGAAGCTTAATCGTGATGCCATATGGTGAGAGTAAAACAGCGCTCTCAATTGCTTGTAATCATTGCGATAATCCAACGTGTATGCAAGTATGCCCCGCTAATGCAATAGAGAAGAACGAAATGGGAATAGTCAGAATAAGAGATGATAAATGTATAGGATGTGGATTCTGTACGTGGGCTTGTCCATATGAGGCTTTAAAGTTCAATAATGAAGGAATCATGACTAAATGCAACTTTTGTTATGCTCGTTTAGCAGAGGGAAAGGGCATACCATACTGTGTCGAAGCTTGTCCTACAGGGGCATTAGCATTTGGTTGGATAGAGAAAGGAGAGGCAGAAGTAGATTATCTTCCTCCCTCGGAGATAACTAAACCAAGGATAGTAATAAAACAACCAGAAATAAAGGAGAGCCTTAAAGCAAATGTTTTACATACTAAAAAGGAGGAGAATTACTTGGGACTATTAGCTTTTACAATTGGGAGTGAATTCGCGTTGGGTTATTCTCTCTTTAAATTGCCATTCTGGAGTATTGTAAGCGTTATCTTACTAGTAGCTTCTTTACTCTTATCAGTAAATCACGCTAGGAGAACTGATAGGTTTTACAGAGTTATTTACAACTTGAAGACATCTTGGTTAAGCAGAGAAGTATTATTTTCATCCTTATCGATACTATTCTATATCTTAAGTATAGTGAAACCCGTATTTTACTATCCCGCGTTAGTATTTCTAACCGCTGGAGTTATCTCAAGTATTATAATCTATATGTTGAAAAGTAGGCCGTCGTGGTATAAGGCTGATACTCCAGTTTCATTCGTAGGGAGTATCTTTACAATGTCTCTACCAATTGCATACTTTTTAACCCACGATCCAATAACTATTATTCCATTAGTGATAATATTAGCTATAGAAATAATCTCTAATCACATGAGGTCTAAAGTTAGAACGAGCCTCAACATTGTTTCGATTCTCATATCATTAATTTCAATCATAATTCCTGAAATTATCATTATAGTTGAAATTATGAATATTGTTTCTGAAACCGAACATAGGAAAGAATTTTATGAAAAAGTTATATATTACGGCTTACCTAAAGTTTAA
- a CDS encoding 4Fe-4S binding protein, whose product MSLLEYQYFPVTRPNKGAGGRTGAWRIVKPVVDYNKCIGCKVCFMFCPESTIVPSNGKVRVDYEYCKGCGVCANVCPVKAISMVNEQ is encoded by the coding sequence ATGTCACTGCTTGAATATCAATACTTTCCTGTAACTAGACCCAATAAGGGTGCTGGAGGAAGAACTGGAGCATGGAGAATAGTAAAACCTGTTGTTGATTATAACAAGTGCATAGGCTGTAAAGTGTGTTTTATGTTTTGCCCAGAATCCACAATAGTCCCTAGCAATGGTAAGGTAAGAGTGGATTATGAGTATTGCAAAGGCTGTGGAGTTTGTGCCAATGTATGCCCAGTTAAGGCTATAAGTATGGTGAATGAGCAATGA
- the treH2 gene encoding alpha,alpha-trehalase TreH2, whose amino-acid sequence MIRYYEFLSNGITSALIKNGSVEWLPLPKFDSSSIFTRILDEERGGYFSIRPADEKYDIIHEDYVENTLILRTAFKSEKGKAEILDFLPLSLSGIIRIYESEIDLKVDIKPFFEYGLVTPAIIKARRGLIFRNPKSKEGIEILIGGEYIPLDNTEFTLKKGKGYIYLLYSKDLRYGLFSNKGFVYSEPYEALNKAIKYWKGRLENAKKVNIYRDAYYRSLLVLLGLIYEPSGGIIAAPTTSLPEIIGGSRNWDYRYVWIRDASYSAEALIKAGLLVKARDIISFLTAMVDPSSKSFDHPLYTIDGTAPPAEEILDWLEGHKKSFPVRVGNAAYMQIQMDVEGAYMNALYEYYNTSKDSKYVNEIWWAIEAIAEWTKKSWKWKSTDLWEQRGVEEHFTHTKVMNWVALDRASKLAKELGYKNEAEEWISIAEEIRKDVLDNGYSEKLGYFTRYYGSDSVDSALLTLPLYDFIDAKDPRFLKTHEKIEKDLMISDGFLLRYKDDFMGSAKHPFTLVSTWLTRVYIRLGEIGKAKKVIEKLISCSTSSLLLAEHLDQNTCEPRGNFPQAFPHAGLVMAIVELEERLV is encoded by the coding sequence GTGATAAGATACTACGAATTTCTTTCCAATGGCATTACGTCAGCTTTAATAAAAAACGGTAGTGTTGAATGGTTACCATTACCTAAATTTGATTCTTCATCAATTTTCACAAGAATTTTGGATGAAGAAAGAGGAGGATATTTCAGTATAAGGCCTGCAGATGAAAAATACGACATAATCCATGAGGATTATGTTGAAAATACATTGATTTTAAGGACTGCATTCAAAAGTGAGAAAGGTAAGGCTGAAATATTAGACTTCTTACCCTTATCATTATCGGGAATTATACGAATATATGAGAGTGAAATAGATTTAAAAGTAGATATAAAGCCATTTTTTGAATATGGCCTTGTAACACCAGCTATAATTAAAGCTAGAAGGGGCTTAATATTTAGAAATCCTAAATCTAAAGAAGGTATAGAAATACTGATAGGAGGTGAATATATACCCCTTGATAATACTGAGTTCACGTTGAAGAAAGGTAAAGGTTATATATACTTACTTTACTCCAAGGATTTACGATATGGTCTATTCAGTAATAAGGGCTTTGTCTATTCCGAACCATATGAAGCCTTAAACAAGGCTATAAAATATTGGAAAGGAAGGTTAGAGAACGCTAAAAAGGTTAACATATATAGGGACGCGTATTATAGGTCATTACTGGTACTTCTTGGCTTAATTTATGAACCGTCTGGAGGAATTATAGCAGCTCCAACTACTTCTCTTCCAGAGATAATTGGTGGGTCAAGAAATTGGGATTATAGATATGTTTGGATTAGAGATGCGTCATATTCAGCTGAAGCATTAATAAAGGCAGGATTGCTAGTAAAGGCTAGGGATATAATAAGCTTTCTAACTGCAATGGTAGATCCATCATCTAAGAGTTTTGATCATCCGCTTTACACAATAGATGGAACTGCACCACCTGCAGAGGAAATTCTGGATTGGCTCGAGGGCCATAAGAAATCGTTTCCAGTTAGAGTTGGAAATGCAGCTTATATGCAAATACAAATGGACGTTGAAGGTGCCTATATGAATGCACTATATGAATATTACAATACCAGTAAAGATTCGAAATATGTTAACGAAATATGGTGGGCTATAGAGGCAATAGCTGAATGGACCAAGAAGAGTTGGAAATGGAAAAGTACTGATTTATGGGAGCAAAGAGGGGTAGAGGAACATTTCACACATACTAAAGTTATGAATTGGGTAGCACTTGATAGGGCTAGTAAACTCGCAAAGGAATTAGGATATAAGAACGAGGCTGAGGAGTGGATTAGTATCGCTGAAGAAATTAGAAAGGACGTTCTTGATAATGGATACTCAGAAAAACTTGGTTACTTTACGAGGTATTACGGAAGTGATTCAGTGGATTCTGCATTGCTTACCTTACCATTATACGACTTTATAGATGCTAAAGATCCTAGATTTTTAAAGACACATGAAAAAATCGAGAAAGATTTAATGATTTCAGATGGTTTTTTATTAAGATATAAGGATGACTTTATGGGGAGTGCGAAGCATCCTTTTACCTTAGTATCGACATGGCTAACCAGGGTTTATATTAGATTAGGAGAAATAGGCAAGGCGAAAAAAGTAATTGAGAAACTAATAAGCTGTTCCACATCATCATTATTACTTGCTGAACACCTAGATCAAAATACTTGTGAACCCAGAGGGAACTTTCCTCAAGCGTTTCCCCATGCAGGATTAGTAATGGCCATAGTAGAACTAGAGGAGAGGCTAGTTTAA
- a CDS encoding ATP-binding protein, giving the protein MVCEIPRVTVTTWSSKSVILVGPTYRKYLEKALDVVRNNEVASVVGQPGMGKTTLLKKIEEITKSNNLTIYLDLANKQSIDEEFWTKINQFELREKVLPELQKVKGKLGYSFWKKITGVKFEDWLLKICNKYNNLFLRVYCFNYERNFDGMINALRDMKNLGKPVLLVDEIRDYHLSLIHRLINAGLEIPIVMAMPTEAYSKISDLAIRRRIEESRIHLDDALTTEDIKEIVEAYCKDLGENILPIIITLWSSKEITNVSSILQFIRNEMDKVEKVCEKNDVECIRNELRKYTSLRNPEDDAKEFEKKVRDLLSNISKEFGISYVHPRGKRIEIDGKSLVVGLFFIADNQVFLGDVVFSNDGRLHNEEELKLLSKVEEVEHEKKIYKVRGRFIITNINININDIYALNIPTLEVVKILNGDIFLLEERIKILFDQYQTFTRNETESLAL; this is encoded by the coding sequence ATGGTTTGTGAAATACCTAGAGTAACTGTAACCACCTGGTCATCTAAAAGTGTCATATTAGTAGGTCCAACTTATAGGAAGTACCTGGAAAAGGCATTGGATGTGGTAAGAAATAACGAAGTAGCATCAGTAGTTGGACAGCCAGGAATGGGAAAGACTACATTGCTTAAGAAAATAGAGGAAATAACGAAAAGTAATAACTTAACGATTTATCTAGACTTAGCTAATAAGCAAAGTATAGATGAGGAATTTTGGACCAAGATTAATCAGTTCGAATTGAGGGAAAAGGTTCTACCCGAATTACAAAAGGTAAAGGGGAAGCTTGGATATTCGTTTTGGAAAAAAATAACTGGAGTTAAATTTGAGGATTGGTTATTGAAGATTTGTAATAAATACAACAATCTCTTTTTGAGGGTTTACTGTTTTAACTACGAAAGGAATTTTGATGGAATGATAAATGCGTTAAGAGATATGAAGAATTTGGGTAAGCCAGTCTTACTAGTTGATGAAATAAGGGACTATCACTTAAGCCTAATACACAGACTAATCAATGCAGGGCTCGAGATACCAATAGTTATGGCAATGCCTACTGAAGCTTACAGCAAGATTTCTGACCTAGCAATAAGAAGGAGGATTGAGGAGAGCAGAATTCACCTTGATGACGCCTTAACAACTGAGGACATAAAGGAAATTGTTGAGGCGTATTGTAAGGATCTAGGAGAGAATATTTTACCCATAATTATTACATTGTGGAGTAGTAAGGAGATAACCAATGTGAGTTCAATATTACAATTTATACGAAATGAAATGGATAAAGTTGAAAAAGTTTGCGAGAAAAATGACGTGGAGTGTATTAGAAACGAATTAAGGAAATACACTAGCTTGAGGAATCCGGAAGATGATGCTAAGGAATTTGAAAAGAAGGTTAGGGATTTACTAAGTAATATAAGTAAAGAGTTTGGGATAAGCTACGTTCATCCAAGAGGAAAGAGAATAGAAATTGACGGAAAGAGTCTAGTAGTGGGTTTGTTCTTCATTGCGGATAATCAAGTATTCTTAGGAGATGTAGTATTCTCAAATGACGGAAGATTACATAATGAGGAGGAATTGAAATTGTTAAGTAAAGTTGAGGAAGTTGAACATGAGAAGAAAATATATAAGGTTAGGGGTAGATTCATAATAACTAATATCAATATTAATATTAATGACATATATGCCCTAAATATTCCTACACTAGAAGTTGTAAAAATATTAAATGGTGACATATTTCTGTTAGAAGAGAGAATAAAGATCCTTTTTGATCAATATCAAACGTTTACAAGGAATGAGACAGAAAGCCTCGCCCTTTAG
- a CDS encoding 2-oxoacid:acceptor oxidoreductase family protein — protein MLEIRFHGRGGQGVVTASQLLAEAAGYENLYTSSFPIYGAERRGAEIEAYCRISENPIRVTSPVEEPDYLVVIDNSLLQISRNLFRGLKDTSTIILNSPSKPDLNWRTFHVNATKIATDLGLVKSGWPMVNVIILGALIRVMGIPKLSSLEQAIEEEFGGKIAELNIKGTRLAYEQVGVEYVTA, from the coding sequence TTGCTCGAAATAAGATTCCACGGTAGAGGTGGACAAGGTGTTGTAACGGCTTCTCAACTATTAGCTGAAGCAGCTGGATATGAAAACCTTTACACTTCTTCTTTTCCCATTTATGGAGCGGAAAGGAGAGGTGCAGAAATAGAGGCATATTGTAGAATATCCGAGAACCCGATTAGGGTTACTTCCCCAGTAGAAGAACCAGATTACTTGGTCGTAATAGATAATTCCCTTCTCCAAATATCTAGGAATTTGTTCAGAGGACTAAAAGATACTTCGACGATAATATTAAATTCACCTTCCAAACCGGATCTTAACTGGAGAACTTTTCACGTTAATGCAACTAAAATTGCAACAGATCTAGGCCTAGTAAAGTCAGGGTGGCCGATGGTGAACGTAATCATCTTAGGAGCGTTAATAAGGGTAATGGGAATACCTAAATTATCTTCACTTGAGCAAGCAATAGAAGAGGAATTTGGAGGCAAAATAGCTGAACTCAACATAAAAGGTACAAGATTGGCCTATGAACAAGTTGGTGTTGAGTATGTCACTGCTTGA
- a CDS encoding IS5 family transposase: MGKSKYKRDWSKYDENVITRYELMFPFYVFQHWWELLAEENRNAKKTYKAPKEFNDFLAFLHLFLPYRAIEGVLRALERLKIIPTSLDYSTIWERVRNMNIKFPEANDQLEVIADATGISTNKGGQYIIAKWGKTKDSKFLKIEIVMDKDQFNVINAEVTSNEVQTAVKTVKDLQDKGKKVKKFYGDKAYDANEVYKTGVEVVAPPRENASTRRGHPARRKAVREFKRLGYNRWREEKGYGVRWRIESLLSAVKRTFGESVRATRHYMLTPLTNLWG, translated from the coding sequence ATGGGAAAGAGTAAGTACAAGAGGGATTGGAGCAAGTACGACGAGAACGTTATAACTAGATACGAGCTAATGTTCCCCTTCTACGTCTTCCAACACTGGTGGGAATTACTAGCAGAAGAGAATAGGAATGCCAAGAAAACCTACAAGGCGCCAAAGGAGTTCAACGACTTCCTAGCGTTCCTGCACTTGTTCCTACCTTATAGGGCCATAGAAGGAGTATTGAGAGCACTAGAGAGACTGAAAATCATCCCAACAAGCCTAGACTACTCAACAATATGGGAAAGAGTAAGAAACATGAACATAAAATTCCCAGAGGCAAATGACCAACTTGAAGTAATAGCAGACGCAACGGGAATAAGCACAAACAAGGGAGGACAATACATTATCGCAAAATGGGGAAAAACCAAGGACTCAAAATTCCTCAAGATCGAAATAGTAATGGATAAGGACCAATTCAACGTAATAAACGCTGAAGTAACCAGCAACGAGGTTCAGACTGCAGTTAAGACGGTTAAGGATTTACAAGATAAGGGAAAGAAGGTCAAGAAGTTTTATGGAGATAAAGCTTATGATGCTAATGAGGTTTACAAGACTGGGGTTGAGGTTGTTGCCCCACCTAGGGAGAACGCCTCCACTAGACGCGGTCATCCTGCTAGGAGAAAGGCTGTAAGGGAGTTCAAGAGGTTGGGTTATAATCGTTGGAGGGAGGAGAAGGGTTACGGTGTTAGGTGGAGGATTGAGTCCTTATTATCTGCTGTGAAGCGTACTTTTGGGGAATCTGTTAGGGCTACAAGGCACTACATGCTGACGCCTCTAACAAACCTATGGGGATAA
- a CDS encoding glycosyltransferase family 4 protein has protein sequence MNTIDINLYIDLPLFQDKHKWINMERNSMFSVAINTQTPPIRFTLTYRDLLEKYGYLEPPIDLGLLSNEDYHTSVGGVAKMMLSLINANAFSKSRWVSLGPGYPPSVKMTSTEVHFVDLEAKSLANYTRFKEGLYNEAHGLGKYELVGEEYIAYANYNWLSAQKLLEFYKDTDIYFINDFQQLLVGGIIGPSAPAVLWYHIPFVPENLSKKLREFLIKAFESFDLVILSTKRDLEGLIRTGAKVKVKQIYPFIDPSDYKTVGKKEIQYVEDKYGFKGDDKVVLVVARMDPMKSQDLAISAIKNVDAKLVLAGDGSFTSRTLGHDKGSMWVSRLKELARSLGVQNKVVFTGYVPDDELFALYQRANVVLLPSRIEGFGLAVCEGWVYGKPAVVSSGTGVSELIIEGGNGFVFKSGNVEELAEKLKLALKDEKVGSLGRETVKRCSVNNAVNELREAFDLASEEYKK, from the coding sequence ATGAACACAATAGATATAAATTTGTATATTGATTTGCCCTTATTTCAAGATAAACATAAATGGATAAATATGGAAAGGAATAGTATGTTTAGCGTTGCTATTAATACTCAAACACCACCAATAAGATTTACATTAACATACAGAGATTTATTGGAAAAGTATGGCTATCTGGAGCCTCCAATAGATCTTGGTTTATTAAGTAATGAGGATTATCACACTTCAGTTGGTGGAGTTGCGAAAATGATGTTGAGTCTCATAAACGCTAATGCCTTCTCGAAATCTAGATGGGTCTCATTAGGACCGGGTTACCCTCCATCGGTAAAAATGACTAGTACTGAAGTTCATTTCGTAGATCTAGAAGCTAAATCTTTAGCGAATTATACTAGATTTAAAGAGGGTCTATATAATGAAGCTCACGGACTAGGTAAATATGAACTTGTAGGAGAAGAGTATATAGCTTATGCAAATTATAATTGGCTTTCAGCTCAGAAATTATTGGAATTTTATAAAGACACAGATATCTATTTTATAAATGACTTTCAACAGTTATTGGTAGGGGGAATAATTGGACCTTCTGCTCCGGCGGTTTTATGGTATCATATACCCTTTGTTCCAGAGAATTTAAGCAAAAAATTAAGGGAATTTCTGATTAAAGCATTTGAGAGTTTCGATCTAGTGATCTTAAGCACAAAAAGGGATCTGGAAGGTCTAATAAGAACTGGAGCTAAAGTCAAAGTTAAACAAATTTACCCATTCATAGACCCTTCAGATTATAAGACAGTTGGAAAGAAGGAGATTCAATACGTCGAGGATAAGTATGGATTTAAGGGTGATGATAAGGTAGTTTTAGTTGTTGCGAGAATGGATCCAATGAAAAGTCAAGACTTGGCGATATCCGCAATAAAGAATGTTGACGCTAAATTAGTATTAGCTGGGGATGGTAGTTTTACCAGTAGGACTCTGGGGCATGATAAGGGAAGTATGTGGGTAAGTAGGTTAAAGGAATTAGCGAGGAGCTTAGGAGTACAGAATAAGGTCGTATTTACCGGCTATGTGCCAGATGATGAATTATTTGCACTTTATCAAAGGGCTAACGTGGTTCTTTTACCTTCTAGGATAGAGGGATTTGGGCTAGCAGTATGTGAAGGTTGGGTTTACGGAAAACCAGCAGTCGTAAGTAGTGGTACTGGGGTTAGTGAACTAATTATAGAGGGAGGAAATGGTTTCGTATTTAAATCCGGAAATGTTGAAGAATTGGCTGAAAAACTAAAGTTAGCACTAAAGGATGAGAAGGTTGGATCACTAGGACGAGAAACCGTTAAGAGGTGCTCAGTGAACAATGCTGTAAATGAACTGAGGGAAGCATTTGACCTAGCGTCTGAAGAGTATAAGAAATAA
- a CDS encoding transketolase C-terminal domain-containing protein, translating into MIRKIISGNEAVALGVKLARVGVTGIYPITPQTTIIEKLAEMRAKGEIETEIVRVESEHSAMAATFGAALGGVRAFTATASQGLLYMHEMIWWVAGSRVPVVMVVGTRAVGAPWNIWNEHTDFTSERDSGWIMAFASNPQEALDLTLQAFRISEDERVFLPMMVGMDGFILSHTKTNVLIPDQDQVDEFLPPRRQPYVIDTEDPIGMGNIFPPEGYMRLRESIDLALRNSENIIKEIGREYNKKINPLGDYSTLNVSYKLEDADYAIVLMGAWAGDAMEAVDTLREKGIKIGMLRIRYLRPWSEKEIRNALKDKRAVLVLDRSTSFGRGGGPLYVEVKSTISDIVPQVKGVVSGLGGVTVNKSELLYIFNKFVEGLKDDVIWYYPKEVGKIEFRTPRDIE; encoded by the coding sequence ATGATTAGAAAGATTATTTCTGGAAATGAAGCTGTTGCGTTAGGTGTGAAACTAGCGAGAGTAGGAGTTACAGGAATATACCCAATAACGCCACAAACTACGATAATTGAGAAATTAGCTGAGATGAGAGCTAAAGGTGAAATTGAAACCGAAATAGTGAGAGTTGAAAGTGAGCACTCGGCAATGGCTGCAACGTTCGGTGCTGCTTTAGGTGGTGTTAGGGCTTTTACTGCTACCGCATCGCAAGGCCTGCTTTACATGCACGAAATGATTTGGTGGGTGGCTGGGAGTAGAGTACCAGTAGTAATGGTTGTAGGTACTAGAGCAGTAGGAGCTCCTTGGAACATTTGGAATGAGCATACCGACTTTACAAGTGAGAGGGATAGTGGATGGATAATGGCTTTTGCATCCAATCCGCAAGAAGCATTAGATCTAACTTTACAAGCGTTTAGGATTTCAGAGGATGAGAGAGTATTCTTACCAATGATGGTCGGTATGGATGGATTCATCCTTTCGCATACTAAGACTAATGTACTAATACCCGATCAAGATCAAGTAGACGAATTCTTACCTCCAAGGAGACAGCCATATGTGATAGATACAGAGGACCCAATAGGTATGGGTAACATATTCCCTCCGGAGGGCTATATGAGACTAAGGGAATCAATAGATTTAGCACTTAGAAATTCAGAGAATATAATAAAAGAAATAGGAAGAGAATATAATAAGAAAATTAATCCATTAGGAGATTACTCCACACTAAATGTGTCGTATAAACTAGAAGATGCGGATTACGCAATAGTTTTAATGGGAGCTTGGGCAGGAGATGCCATGGAGGCTGTAGATACATTAAGGGAGAAGGGGATAAAAATAGGCATGTTAAGAATAAGGTATCTTAGACCTTGGAGTGAGAAGGAGATAAGAAATGCGTTGAAGGATAAAAGGGCTGTTCTAGTGTTAGATAGAAGTACGAGTTTTGGTAGGGGTGGAGGACCACTTTACGTTGAAGTAAAGTCCACAATATCGGACATTGTACCACAGGTAAAAGGTGTAGTGAGTGGGTTGGGAGGTGTTACAGTTAACAAGAGCGAGCTATTGTATATATTTAACAAGTTTGTAGAAGGTTTAAAGGATGATGTAATTTGGTATTATCCAAAGGAGGTGGGGAAGATTGAGTTTAGGACTCCGAGAGATATTGAATAA
- the porB gene encoding pyruvate synthase subunit PorB, with product MSLGLREILNKHNGILSGTSACPGCPENMAMRMLGMGLGKDMVLVVVAGCSSVIQGNAPYNAYNFPTVNVAFAAGPATAAGLARAYKQRGKNVTVVVWAGDGGSADIGFASLSGAAERNDNILYLTVDNEAYMNSGGQRSGSTPFGAITTTTPEGKKENKKNLPLLMIAHNVPYVATASVGYPHDYIEKLNKAKQVEGFKYIHVLTPDPYGWLFDPSKTAEVAKLAVQTCYWPLFEYYNGKLSISSESLHCLDRRTRRPIRDFLSVQGRFKRLTEDQIKILEQYIDNVWEKLKSMLDNQ from the coding sequence TTGAGTTTAGGACTCCGAGAGATATTGAATAAGCATAATGGTATCTTATCCGGGACTTCAGCTTGTCCCGGCTGCCCAGAGAATATGGCAATGAGAATGCTAGGAATGGGACTAGGTAAAGATATGGTTCTAGTAGTAGTTGCGGGATGTTCCTCAGTAATACAAGGAAATGCGCCTTATAATGCTTACAACTTCCCTACTGTGAACGTTGCCTTTGCGGCTGGTCCAGCTACGGCTGCTGGTTTGGCTAGAGCGTATAAACAAAGAGGTAAGAATGTCACTGTAGTGGTTTGGGCTGGAGATGGAGGAAGTGCTGATATAGGATTTGCATCATTAAGCGGAGCTGCTGAGAGAAATGATAATATACTCTACCTTACTGTGGATAACGAGGCCTATATGAATAGTGGAGGGCAGAGAAGTGGCTCAACTCCCTTTGGAGCAATTACTACTACAACTCCAGAGGGAAAAAAGGAAAATAAGAAAAACTTGCCATTATTAATGATAGCGCATAACGTACCTTATGTGGCTACTGCATCTGTAGGATATCCACATGATTATATAGAGAAGTTAAATAAAGCCAAGCAAGTCGAAGGTTTCAAATATATTCACGTCCTAACTCCTGATCCTTACGGTTGGTTATTTGATCCTTCAAAAACTGCTGAAGTGGCAAAATTGGCAGTACAGACTTGCTATTGGCCACTCTTTGAATACTATAATGGAAAATTAAGCATTAGTTCAGAAAGTTTACATTGTCTTGACAGAAGAACTAGAAGACCTATAAGAGACTTTCTGAGTGTTCAAGGAAGATTCAAGAGATTGACAGAGGATCAAATAAAGATTTTAGAGCAATATATAGATAACGTGTGGGAGAAGTTAAAATCCATGCTCGATAATCAGTAA